The following coding sequences lie in one Nakaseomyces glabratus chromosome K, complete sequence genomic window:
- the CTR86 gene encoding Ctr86p (CAGL0K09306g~Ortholog(s) have cytoplasm, nucleus localization), with the protein MSEKKKILQDIDRLLSEANSDPQLYHDNLGLLNDFVIETANNTAIRDKFSRDKETWQLIKTILVNSHVEDISGWSAEVIFLYKRLLRGVFILARNLAVSGSEIAQELLLQNIAYKIFNNSLKVGKLDDGMQLALYSTILSFLHNMSSKSVVFDRSSSKELFEFLHFPVKLNYEYTKDILLPYLLYFKDLIQHDDFLYYFLRYDKVDSILCGLILDKIMRDESQIFEIVSGTRIVSPDVNLSDIDMILLRTFALISTHESFIPYLEDKENNSFNIFIDLLKLMQLVVTNIDSWDKFQLTSIMTWTYKIFEKNADQIKNYFKNKLENEEIAKKLHAKCVITLDIMAKLCQFNHVQKFIISYKGLDQLISLLNIFQDNLIRVNFTKTSQASDITGVKATNKLGEKLAKDSLIEERIDLINMKIKETNFPECKLLIIEIIAMLTHENREIQNQVRELGGLGVILSNCVIDDNDPFIKERSIMCIKFLLKDNKENQNFVANLESKRVANDETLQEAGYEVDISKDGKLSLKSTNQ; encoded by the coding sequence ATgtcagaaaaaaaaaagattttACAGGATATAGATAGACTGCTGTCAGAGGCAAACTCTGATCCACAACTATACCATGACAACTTAGGACTTTTGAATGACTTTGTCATCGAAACTGCCAACAATACTGCAATCAGAGATAAATTTTCAAGAGATAAGGAAACTTGGCAGCTAATTAAAACCATATTAGTGAATTCTCATGTTGAAGATATCAGTGGATGGTCAGCAGAGGTCATATTCTTATACAAAAGATTATTACGTGGTGTGTTCATTCTGGCAAGAAATCTAGCTGTATCGGGTTCAGAGATTGCACAAGAACTCTTGCTACAAAATATTGCATAcaaaatattcaataattCATTGAAAGTTGGTAAGCTTGATGACGGAATGCAATTGGCTCTTTACTCCACTATATTGAGTTTTCTTCATAATATGAGCTCTAAATCAGTTGTATTTGATCGTTCCTCATCGaaagaattatttgaatttctgCATTTCCCGGTGAAACTCAACTATGAGTATacaaaagatattttaCTACCTTACTTATTGTATTTCAAGGATTTAATCCAGCACGATGATTTTctgtattattttttgcgGTATGATAAGGTTGACAGTATATTATGCGGTTTAATTCTAGATAAGATAATGAGAGATGAATcacaaatatttgaaatagttAGCGGTACTCGTATAGTCAGTCCTGATGTTAATTTGTCTGATATAGACATGATACTACTTCGAACTTTTGCCCTCATCTCTACTCATGAATCATTTATACCATATTTGGAAGACAAGGaaaataattcttttaatatatttatcgATCTACTAAAATTAATGCAATTAGTCGTCACAAATATAGATAGTTGGGACAAATTTCAACTCACATCCATAATGACTTGGACATACAAGATTTTTGAGAAAAACGCTGATCAGATTAAAAATTACTTTAAAAATAAGTTGGAAAATGAAGAGATTGCGAAGAAACTTCACGCCAAGTGTGTTATTACATTAGACATTATGGCTAAATTGTGCCAATTCAACCATGTCcaaaaatttattatatcatATAAAGGTTTAGATCAGCTCATATCATTACTGAATATATTCCAGGATAACCTTATAAGAGTGAACTTTACTAAAACAAGTCAAGCGTCTGATATTACTGGTGTCAAGGCCACGAATAAACTAGGTGAAAAGCTGGCCAAAGATTCATTGATTGAAGAGCGTATTGACTTAATTAacatgaaaataaaagaaaccaATTTCCCTGAGTGTAAACTATTGATTATAGAAATTATTGCGATGCTCACACATGAAAATAGGGAAATTCAGAATCAAGTTAGAGAGTTAGGTGGTCTAGGGGTGATTCTGTCTAATTGTGTTATTGATGACAACGACCCATTCATCAAGGAAAGAAGTATAATGTGTATTAAATTCTTATTAAAAGACAACAAAGAGAATCAGAATTTTGTGGCTAACCTTGAATCCAAAAGAGTCGCCAACGATGAAACTTTACAGGAGGCTGGCTATGAGGTTGACATCTCAAAAGATGGTAAACTCTCTCTAAAATCGACTAATCAGTGA
- the THR4 gene encoding threonine synthase THR4 (CAGL0K09328g~Threonine synthase), with the protein MSSSQVYRSTRSAEQESKSFEEAVIQGLATDGGLFVPSTIPTVSKDTLFSKWSKLSFQELAFEIMRLYIDSKEIPDADLKSLIERSYSTFRSDDVTPLVKNVTGNEENLHVLELFHGPTYAFKDVALQFVGNLFEYFLQRINKDLPEEQRKRLTVVGATSGDTGSAAIYGLRGKKDVSVFILYPTGRISPIQEEQMTTVEDKNVQTLSVAGTFDNCQDIVKAIFGDKDFNSRHNVGAVNSINWARILAQMTYYFYSYFRATDGKEGKVKFVVPSGNFGDILAGYFAKQMGLPVEKLVIATNENDILDRFLKTGTYERSANVLATHSPAMDILISSNFERLLWYLAREFLAEKDDLKAGEIINTWFTQLKTEGKFVVDKSIIEGALQDFASERVSNEETIQTIKKMYEISQNPKKYVLDPHTAVGVCATERLIKKDNDKEIQYVSLSTAHPAKFAEAVNQALSSFDGYSFESDVLPAELKRLSTLPKKIKLVEKADVTLVKNTIEEELAKMGL; encoded by the coding sequence aTGTCATCCTCTCAAGTGTATAGATCCACTAGATCCGCTGAGCAAGAGTCTAAGTCCTTCGAGGAAGCTGTTATTCAAGGTCTGGCTACTGATGGTGGTCTTTTCGTTCCATCTACCATCCCAACAGTCTCCAAGGACACACTTTTCAGCAAGTGGTCTAAGTTGTCTTTCCAAGAGTTGGCTTTTGAAATTATGAGACTATACATTGACTCTAAGGAAATTCCAGATGCTGACTTGAAGTCCTTGATTGAAAGATCCTACTCCACTTTCCGCTCCGATGACGTTACCCCATTGGTAAAGAACGTTACCGGCAATGAAGAGAACTTGCATGTTCTTGAATTATTCCATGGTCCAACATATGCTTTCAAAGATGTCGCTTTGCAATTTGTCGGTAACTTGTTTGAATACTTCCTGCAAAGAATTAACAAGGACTTACctgaagaacaaagaaaaagattaACTGTCGTTGGTGCTACTTCTGGTGACACAGGTTCTGCAGCAATCTACGGTCTAAGAGGTAAAAAGGATGTTTCTGTCTTCATCCTTTACCCAACTGGTAGAATTTCTCCAatccaagaagaacaaatgACTACTGTTGAGGACAAGAACGTCCAAACTTTGTCCGTCGCTGGTACATTTGATAACTGTCAAGATATAGTTAAAGCCATCTTTGGTGACAAGGATTTCAACTCCAGACACAATGTTGGTGCTGTTAACTCCATCAACTGGGCTAGAATTTTGGCTCAAATGACCTATTACTTCTACTCTTACTTCAGAGCCACAGATGGCAAGGAAGGTAAGGTTAAGTTTGTTGTGCCAAGTGGTAATTTCGGTGATATATTAGCTGGTTACTTTGCTAAGCAAATGGGTTTACCTGTTGAAAAGCTAGTTATTGCCactaatgaaaatgatattcTTGACAGATTTTTGAAGACCGGTACTTACGAAAGATCTGCCAATGTTTTGGCTACACACTCTCCAGCTATGGACATCTTGATTTCTTCCAACTTTGAAAGATTACTGTGGTACCTTGCTCGTGAATTTTTGGCTGAAAAGGATGACTTGAAGGCTGGGGAGATCATCAACACTTGGTTTACCCAATTGAAGACAGAAGGtaaatttgttgttgataaaTCTATCATCGAGGGTGCTCTACAGGATTTTGCATCTGAAAGAGTCTCTAATGAGGAAACTATTCAAACTATCAAGAAAATGTATGAAATTTCCCAAAATCCAAAGAAGTATGTCTTGGATCCTCATACAGCCGTTGGTGTTTGTGCCACCGAAAGattgatcaagaaagaTAACGATAAGGAGATTCAATATGTTTCCCTGTCAACAGCCCACCCAGCCAAGTTTGCCGAAGCTGTTAACCAAGCTTTGTCCTCCTTTGATGGCTACTCATTCGAATCTGACGTTCTGCCAGCTGAATTGAAGAGATTGTCTACTCTACCAAAGAAGATAAAGTTGGTTGAAAAGGCCGATGTCACTTTGGTAAAGAACactattgaagaagaacttgcCAAGATGGGTTTGTAA
- a CDS encoding protein kinase subunit beta (CAGL0K09350g~Ortholog(s) have AMP-activated protein kinase activity), whose translation MGNNPSLDYQRTVKNSPRKHKEMVQVDDIEARVADIDLQNSEQPPAERVLNRKKSTLLFDDESNNEEEYSEENEEEKVRYRAESISSTSSCSSHASDDIQQDEVCDRTEEATKLERQSREDHSDEHIRTATQSESDLARTTTNTTEVGIDESRHEEKEKQESSSSASNGMVPVEIRWEQGGEKVYVTGSFTNWRKMIGLIPVESEPGHFKIKLQLAPGTHRFRFIVDNQLRFSDNLPTATDQMGNFVNYLEVSAVPKSDSTSSRTGKERKDKNKKSVSKVSKDRSTVGPLSARSCIALEIEKEPDDFGDGYTRYHEELPQEPKYEFSSEIPAIFVDQSIIEQLTMERQRKKSNNMSWLTPPQLPPQLENVILNKFGEPLSQSTENNAGALPIPNHSVLNHLVTTSIKHNTLCVATNNRYRQKYVSQIYYVPL comes from the coding sequence ATGGGTAATAACCCCAGCCTCGATTATCAAAGGACAGTTAAGAACAGTCCTCGCAAACATAAGGAGATGGTTCAAGTGGATGACATAGAAGCTAGGGTTGCTGATATCGACTTGCAGAATAGCGAGCAACCACCTGCAGAACGGGTATTGAATCGTAAGAAGTCCACATTGTTGTTCGATGACGAATCcaataatgaagaagagtaCAGTGAAGAGAATGAGGAAGAGAAGGTAAGGTATCGTGCCGAATCTATATCGTCTACCAGCAGTTGTTCCAGCCATGCTAGTGACGATATTCAGCAAGATGAAGTATGTGATAGAACTGAAGAGGCAACTAAGTTGGAGAGGCAGTCTAGAGAAGATCATAGTGATGAGCATATTAGGACCGCTACACAATCTGAAAGCGATCTCGCTCGCACAACGACTAATACTACTGAAGTTGGTATTGATGAATCTCGCCATGAAGAAAAGGAGAAGCAGGAAAGCTCAAGTTCAGCATCAAATGGTATGGTTCCTGTGGAGATAAGATGGGAGCAAGGTGGTGAGAAGGTTTATGTGACAGGGTCCTTCACAAATTGGAGGAAAATGATAGGCTTAATTCCTGTTGAGTCCGAACCGGGCCATTTCAAGATTAAACTTCAGTTGGCTCCTGGAACTCATAGATTTAGGTTTATCGTAGACAACCAGCTGAGGTTTAGTGATAACTTACCTACTGCAACTGATCAAATGGGTAATTTTGTTAATTATTTGGAGGTCTCGGCGGTTCCGAAGTCAGACTCCACGTCATCAAGAACAGGTAAGGAAAggaaagataaaaataagaaaTCTGTGAGTAAAGTATCGAAGGATAGGTCTACCGTGGGACCATTAAGTGCTAGGTCCTGTATAGCGttagaaatagaaaaagaGCCTGATGAttttggagatgggtacACCAGATATCATGAAGAACTCCCACAAGAACCAAAATACGAATTTAGTTCAGAGATCCCTGCTATATTTGTAGATCAGTCCATAATCGAGCAGTTAACAATGGAAAggcaaagaaagaaatccAATAATATGTCATGGTTGACTCCGCCTCAGTTACCACCACAATTAGAAAACGTAATACTTAATAAATTCGGAGAGCCATTGAGTCAAAGCACGGAGAACAATGCAGGTGCGCTACCAATCCCTAATCATTCTGTGTTAAACCATCTGGTAACAACAAGCATTAAACACAACACACTCTGTGTTGCAACAAACAACAGGTACAGGCAGAAGTACGTCTCACAGATTTACTACGTCCCATTGTAG